CAAGACTACTTACAGAACACCTGCCCCAGCTGGAGCAACAGACTTGAACAAAGACATTAACGTTGTGGCTATTCCATTCGCAGCACCTCTTTGCCCTTGTGGCTGTCCAAAATAAGATCCAACTCAAATGAGGAATTTGTTTATACATCAGTGAATTGGACAAATATTGTTTCTGTGAGAAAGATCTCGGGCAGTGTTCCAGTGAACTGAGATAAGTTGGCCACGTACCACAGCATTATTTTGTAGAAGAGAAGTGCCGGAAACTCTAGTTATCTGATCAACATCGCAGCGATGAGCATTCGtgaaagaaaaatatttgaattagACTACCAAGTGTACATTCTTATCTATGATGATTTAGTGGCACATGTATGTAACCATCAGCTAGAAGTAAAGATGGCTTAAACCTTAGGAACAATATTCTCGTAAAGTACTTACAGCAAGAACGCTTTTAATCATTGCTGCAATATAGAGAGCCAGACCAAGTCTTATTCCTGACAAGTGTGTCATAAAGGGATAAGCAGCAATAATTGGTATAGACAGGGCCTGCAATGCTAATGGTCAATTTACAAAAATAGGAGACAGTGAATTATCAAGTAAACTGAAATTGGCATAAAGAAAAAGAGTGATATTAGTAACTCACAGATGCGATGCGGGTTGAGTTTACAGGTCCTAGCGTATTATTGAGCCAACGATAAACAAAGATTTGGTATACAAGAAGACTGACACCTACAGTGAAACAGATTGCATGTTTACAGCTTAAAAATAAATCACTAAGAGGTATGCAAAAATGTTCAAAACATTAGGGAAGAAATAGATTAAACTATGCTTACCTGCCACTGTAAGAACTTGACCGACATCCTTAGATGAAAAGCTAAGTCCACCATATTTTCTACCACTTACAGTCCACAGGGAAAATATCTGATGTTGAATTGTAACAAATAACGGTTAGAAAATTTAATCTTGCATGCAGCAGATGAGTTTGCATGAAAAATATGTATAAATTTTAGATACAATGGGTCAAGAATTAATATATTTTCGGTTTTAAAAAAGAACTAATATATTTACTGCACCTAGATCTGCAGTATCCTTTTGGAGAACTTCTATATATCATGATTTCATCATACTGTATATTACCTCACTATATGCAGTGTCATGAAGGGAGAAGACACAATATGTGATAATTGACGACATCAACGGCCAATTTTTCCATAAGCTCTTCTTAGGTGACTCTGTACTTTCCTGAGTTGTGCCAGCTTCAGCCGTTTCAGCTCCCATTTCAAACTTCGCGTGCTTGTGTAGTGTTTCCTGTTTAGTGCATCAATGTGAATACATAGCATTCAAACAAAACTCAATAGATTTACATATACAAGATGCATAGTTCAGGTTGTACATACCGGAAGCCATATGCAGCTTATGAGGGCGAAGGTTGCGAAAATTGATATGCAAAGACATGGAAGAAGATATGGGAACCTGCATGATTGGGATCACGGACATGAAAATGGGCAACTATTTATGCCATTAAGTATGAACAGTTCAATGATAGGAGAAATGAGTACCTCCCAAATGTTGACTTGTCATGGAAAATGTGTGGATATTGTTTGGCTGGCTGGTAATAAGTAGACAAAAATGGTCAAATGAAAATCTCAGTGAATGTGATTAACGCTTGTGATATTACCTGAGCAAGGTAGCCCCCAATTGCTGGGCCAATTATAAGGCCTAATCCCCATGCTGTATTGACCTGAATGTTTATGAAAGATCAAACTGAGTTCATGTAATGTTTCACATAGGTAGTTAAGTGTTTTATGTCGAACTGAATTTACAATTGATATGCCCAAAGCTTGTTCGTCATCCCGGCAAACTTCAATGGAGTAAGCCTGCATCCCCCGTGTAACCATAACATTATCGAAATAGACATTTGACATGATTAACAAAAACAGCTGTCGTTCATTCCTGCAACTGTCCCTCGATTTTTGTTTTTTTAAGTTACCTTGATTGGTGCTAGAAATCCGTTTAGTGCACCAAGAAGCAACCTTGTAGTGATAGCCATCCAATATTTCACACTTAATCCGAATAAAGTGTTGAACACAATGCTGAAATGTGCATGAGGAAATTAGTGTACATTTTTTTCTCTCTAATAAAAGACAAGGAAATGAAAACTAAatgttgtggtaaattttcatCCGCTTGGAGGGGAAGATATCATCACAAATACTTACACCGTGAAAAGTGAAAATACAATTACAGGCTTTCGTCCGATGCGATCTGCAACCATGCCCCAAAAGATCGATGCGAAACCTCTACCAACCATATATGATGCACCTACAGGAGAAATGTAACAGTTATGTACCGAATATTGGCGTTATTCTGAAACAAAGTATGCATGAGTTTCGTTGCTCATTGAAACTTTTACTATGTATGTAGTACAAAATTAGAATTAACGTTGGTACATTTGTGAAACAAAGACATGTGCATCAACTTTGTTGGTACAGAATGGCAGTTATGTAGTACAAAAAAATCTTACCAAGAAATCCAGCATAGAATCCAATATCTTCTTCTCTTTGAGCAACGTGCAAGTCTTGTATCTGATTTAGAGAAGGGAAAAACCTGAATACTTTCATTttctattttgcaaaatacataacttAGGAAGATAGCAGATCATAGGGGTGCAAAACGAGTGAATAACTACTAACTGGAATATCCGTTTCAAAAAAACTACTAACTGGAATAGGCCTATTGTTAAAACGGGACACAGGGAAAGGAGTTTCCTGCCTACAGTCGGGTTATAAAAACGTTCAGGAAAATAAAAAGAATAGTTGGCTGGTGATCACTAGGATACGGACAGTTGCTCTCCTTCATATATGCCACTGGATTTTGCATGGCATCTGCTTTTGGCCACTCGGTTTGTATCACTGACATGCGGATCCGTCCGAACATTAAAAAGTGGCAAAAACAGATGAAAACAGCTTACTGGCAAAAAGGTAAATTTCGCATAGTTACAAgagcgtcttatattatgggacagagggagtatcttaaaCTATCGACGAACCGGACATGTCTGGGCAGTTCGAGACTATCATGCAGTGTTATTTTTTTAGGGTGAGGTGGACTATTATGCAGTCTTAAAACAAACACCGAGACAAAATGAATACTGAATGAAGAAAATTGGCATGGGCATGTGAAGGTAGACTCACCATGAAGTAGAGAAACGGGAACAGCGACGTGATCGGCAAAGCTGaaaaagatagatagatagagacaaGAGGGACGGACAGACAGGATCAGTTATGTTGGGAATACAACCGAGTAATAACATTATAATATGTCAATTATATACGGAGTATGTGCTCCAAGAATGATACCACTACGAGCAAGAACTGAGGCAGAACGCAGAAGCATTATTATTTAAGAAATGAGTACGTGCAGTGGCTATAAGATAAGACCGAGAGAAGGGATGAATTAAGAAATACTCCAGCTCGCAGGAGCAAGACAAGACAAGACAAGAGCAAGATCGACCATGCCAGTACCAGTAATTTAATCCTCTTCGTTTTAGACAGGGAGGAGTATATACTGACATGATGCAAAGGTGGTGATCCCGACGAAGAAGAGCTCCTTGTACGGGGTCCCCGTGCTGCTCTCCTTCCTCCGCTCCATGGCGCACCCGGGGCACCCCTCGTAGTACACCTTGGCGGCGgcagccgccggcgccggcgccggtgatGGCGACTCTCCCATCCTTCTCGGCCAGACGACCACGACGACGACGGCTACTCTGAGATGATGGCTGGCTGGCGGAACGGGACGACGGCAGGTGCGGCGGGCTGAGccggggaaggaaggaaggaggaagaggCGGCTGGCCGGGGCAGAAGAGGAAGGACGAGCGGCGGCCGATGGAGTCGGAGTGGGGGCTAGTTGAAGAAGCTTGTCGTGTGGATCGTGTCTTGGTACGTGTGCCCCGCTTGGCAGCAGACGGCCGGGGCACCGCGAGAGGGACACGTCACGGCTCAGGAGCGGGCGCACGGGCGGCGTGACGGACAGCGGGAGCCACCAGCGCACCAGAGGTCCAGACAAATCCAGCTTACAGTACGTACGTAGTTACTGTCACTGAAGCTGGCAAACCAACTGAGGGTGAAGAAGGTACGTACCCCAGCGATGCACTGGTATATATAGAGAGAAAGTGCCAGGTGCAAAGCTGGGCTTACGgttgtatgcatcgttctgatgcgaAGGCCGGGgctaattttttttccaaaaaaataaatACAAAGCTGAGATTTCCGGGGTTGAAAAATAAGATACGAGCTTGGTCGTCTCTCCTTTAATTAGTTATTTTACAAGTTTACTTTACTTAAAAAGGATTTAAGGTGGATGGAGTATATATGAGTATTGTACTTGAAATCGAACTGATGCATTCCATGGCTTACCTTATTATAACGAGTAAAAGCAaacaaaacagtttcggaaatatTCCAACGGCCTGACCAAAGATGAAGATGCCACCACCATTCACCAGTCTCGTCCACCACATTTTCTTTTCCCCACAAAAACAAAAATGAAACGCCTACTGGTCCATCACATCTTCTTTCCCctgcaaaaataaaagaaaaaaaataacacGTCTACTCCTCCATCACATGCACAGTCTTTCCCTTTTCCCTGGTCGGAAGTGATCATCTTGGGTATCCTTTTGTCACCCAACATAGTGGTTACTGTCACGGATTAATCTGCAGACTTCGCGACAGCCGATCAGTTCGGCCATGCATGATAAGTAAGCATGATGCCATTGAATGAACACAACCAATCCTATGAATCATGCCACTTGCTAGAGTAGTACGTAGTCGGTGACAACAGTTCTTCATTCACAAGCCGGAACTCATCACAACGGCAATTTTGACGAAGATCCGCACCCAGTTACTCCCTCATTCGTTTACTTATTTTATGATGGAGTgaatacgtactccctccgttcggcaATACCGTTGGAGAaatgaatgtatgtagacatattttaactTTATATGCATTCATTAATATCTATTTCTGCGATAAATATTGTCggatagagggagtactaattacttctgtttttctttctttcgaaACTTCTACTTTTTTCTAAACTTCTATACTTTGCGGGGACAGTGGTGGATGGGCCAGTGGCAGGAGTAAGGACATGTCTTTGGGCCGAATCTTATTTGTTTGGATCATTCACGAGCGGCTGCGTAGGTTTaatcttttttttttgaacaaaaCATGGCACCAACAGGTGCTTAATTCCATTCCAGCTCTTTAAGAAAAAGTGTACATGAGAGTACACCAAGGCCTGAAGTAAGAAGAAAGCAATACGGCCATTGGAGAAGAGGAGTACAACAGATAGGTTGAGCGGCTACGTAGGTAGGTGACTGTGTGTGTGAGTGCGTTGCGACGCGATGGTAAAGATGCTTTTACAACATCTCAAAAAATAAAGATGCTTTTACAAAAGGCTAGGTCCAGGGCTTCACATGCCGAATTATTTCTTCATCATGATCGATTCGATCGTTTTCACCGGCATGTTGCCTGGCTAGCTTTTGTCACCCACTGATCCGTGTCTTGATCTAATAAAGCAGTgaaatcatcttcctcttcttctttttttctattATTGTGGAAGCTTCCCCCTTTGGTTCCGTCATGATATATGCCAGTAATCTCTGCTTGGGCAGAAAAGAAAACAAGACCATATGTTGGGTGGTTCTTAGAAGATCTGGCCCAGATACCGGGTGAGCAGTGGTGTTTGTTTCCGTCGGATAAGAGCaacagaccccgcatcccgccccggcccgtaAAATAACCGCCAAATTGCGGGTCGGAGCCGGAAAATCTGCacgatcagaccccgcatcccgccccggtcCGCAAATATTTTTGTGGGGCGCGGCAAATCTTCTTCCCCAACCTCTATCTTCACGGGCTGGGAGGCTGACCCGAGCTCAACCCCTATCCGCCgtgagatttggcgggagggacaattccgcgcgccctttcccgctccccgcaccctctgccaccattgccccccccccccccccccccgcaagctccggttcctcctcctcggccgtccctcgccgccatggacgaccccatgctgttccccgtcaccgtcgaggttgcgcacgctccttcccctcgggcggatctcgtcgccggccatgttggccccACCGCCGTCGCCCAAGCACATGccgcgcctgcccgcaagcggcagggcaacgtggtcgtgcagggcgggaatccggctgcccccgccgcgatggcccgcgctccgggcgccaACGGGGCAGCGTGAtcccggccggcggcggagaaggtcGGCAAGGCCGTGGGCGTAAAGCGGAGGAAGGTTCCGGCTTCAAAGAAGCCGCCTTCTTcatcctctcacttcatccccccgcaaggaggtgctccggcgatgccgttcaacgatgccgctccccccgcgagcgaggtgttcgacgaaatggccggaaggtatgcgtCTTCGGTCTTGGCGATTTCCTTTCATTTTCGCCATTATTCtcgatagctcgtgacttgttatcgttcgctatagcggtggttcgaacaatgcaacaaccgagttcgtgaacttgttggacacgaacgcggttgacattgatcaagcccctttcgaaccgttcgactacaatgaaacggagggcggcatggatgatcatggttgtgcggacgaattggaggagatcgaagcggaagcgtATGATCAATCGCAAGCAAAAACTGGGAAAAgccaaagatcgaagaactacacgatcttggaagattAAGCTTTGATCcaagcatggagtgcggtgtctcttgatgcatgcacgaGTACTTCTCAAACCGAcaagagatattggcaaaggatcgaagatcaatactttTGCATTATGGCAAAGcatcccaataggactccacgcacatTTTGGTCGCTTCAAGGGTGTTGGGAGAAtatcaagcctatgtgcagccgttgggcagcttgcttggagcaagtacgcaatgcacctcctAGTGGCACCATGAagtccgactatgtgagtttgttttgccattgttcaagttgtgcatcatCATATTGCATCATGAGAAATGATTGGATCACTTTGTTCACATTGTGCAGGACAAGATTGCTTAACATAGATACAAGaacatggaagcttcggaaggcagattcttcaaactagagcattgttgggagttgctccaaaagtgcgagaagtggaagttgatcgacaaagaatccccaccaaagagaggctcacttacaaacataaatgaagatgaggatgatgatggcccaagaaatttgcacaagcccgatggcgacaTGAAGActaaagagaagatgaagagagagcaagaagcatcgagcttgagggagaagattgatgccatggtgcaatccaACGAGTCgatgttgttgaagtcgttggagatcaagaaagaattggccgagaagaaggcaaaggagaagcaagaaaagtggcaattgctcaaggaagaggggctgcgcaaagctGCCATCGAGGAGAGAAGAGCACGCGCCGGTGAAAACAAATCCATGTCCATGTTgcttgccgaagagaacaagatcatgtcaatgaaccgcaatgacatggacgacctcatcaaaacatggcatgatatttttttcgaaaaggggttttaccccagcctctgcatcagaaagatgcatacggctcatattattaaaaaAAAATCCAGCAACAAGTCTCCAAGTCTCGAAGTATGAAATAAACAAAACGCTCACAAGAGCTAAAcagaaaagccacaaccggctggcaaaaaaaaggagcactacatgcctatcctattacatgaccgccatccaaaccggttgaaaatatcctgagctaccatctcccatcgggtagacgcagtaaccaaacgctccctggcctccgccGGAGTGAGTaccgaccacatacggatcaacgctatggccctgaagataacctgcaaaaaatgaatgttcgttgatctgttaaaaaccaaatcatttctgcagttccagactgcccataataaagcacaaacGCCAACACGAATGTGCCTCGCTGTATCGGAGTCAACCCcatcaagccacgttccaaataacatgtTGATGGAAGTAGGCGgattaatattaaaagcaatatgaatcGACCGCCATAGAATCTTAGCGAGcggacaatcaagaaagaggtgtttgatagtttcGTTATGGTCACAAAAACTACATCTAGCAGAACCCACCCAATGGCGTTTTGCCAGATTATCCTTAGTCAAAATAACTTGtttaaaacatggcatgatatggcaaggagagaaatcttgaagaggaaAATGGTCGCGTCGGTCGGTCCGTGTTACAGTTCTGGTGA
This window of the Triticum aestivum cultivar Chinese Spring chromosome 5D, IWGSC CS RefSeq v2.1, whole genome shotgun sequence genome carries:
- the LOC123120454 gene encoding protein ZINC INDUCED FACILITATOR-LIKE 1; this translates as MGESPSPAPAPAAAAAKVYYEGCPGCAMERRKESSTGTPYKELFFVGITTFASSLPITSLFPFLYFMIQDLHVAQREEDIGFYAGFLGASYMVGRGFASIFWGMVADRIGRKPVIVFSLFTVIVFNTLFGLSVKYWMAITTRLLLGALNGFLAPIKAYSIEVCRDDEQALGISIVNTAWGLGLIIGPAIGGYLAQPAKQYPHIFHDKSTFGRFPYLLPCLCISIFATFALISCIWLPETLHKHAKFEMGAETAEAGTTQESTESPKKSLWKNWPLMSSIITYCVFSLHDTAYSEIFSLWTVSGRKYGGLSFSSKDVGQVLTVAGVSLLVYQIFVYRWLNNTLGPVNSTRIASALSIPIIAAYPFMTHLSGIRLGLALYIAAMIKSVLAITRVSGTSLLQNNAVPQGQRGAANGIATTLMSLFKSVAPAGAGVLFSWAQKRQHAAFFPGDQMVFLLLNVTEVLGLLLTFKPFLAVPQHYNGNGSTLSTTPAPAPTPPRPDEGILLSGCQTNETSADVPAYEASGGKACGAFSSAVQSVLAAHPAPLSNRELVEKARAVLEEQGFEQHPCLYCTDANAEAPFLSQDKKEETAVGAASPAMSAALL